The Euwallacea similis isolate ESF13 unplaced genomic scaffold, ESF131.1 scaffold_57, whole genome shotgun sequence genome includes a region encoding these proteins:
- the LOC136419010 gene encoding jerky protein homolog-like: MSQKPRAFGSESLPVIYQGQKKAWITKDIFKNWFYTCFVPEVRKKMQQLNLDSKAILVVDNASGHPEDICSDDKKIILFFLPPNVTPLVQPMDQNVIQAIKLHYRKALLKRIVTCENTDIAAELKKINLNDVMFELSKAWENVKPELIKNSWTKLLGQVNDDWDEDDDLPLAQWKNKMELGNIDKEIEEVNILINQIVSEDVTRQEVVEWVAGREESCDYNDMEILRHVESENSRTSDEEVDATKEMLQGVKHVDAVKCFETCLKWTQENDESENHIILLCEMKKRVEKAEKANIKQSKIIKFFIPSF, translated from the coding sequence ATGTCTCAGAAGCCAAGAGCCTTTGGAAGTGAATCGCTGCCAGTGATATATCAAGGACAGAAAAAAGCCTGGATTAccaaagacatttttaaaaactggttCTATACATGTTTTGTTCCTGAAGTAcgcaaaaaaatgcaacagTTGAACTTAGACTCTAAGGCAATTTTAGTAGTAGACAACGCTTCAGGACACCCCGAAGATATATGCTCAGatgataagaaaattattttattttttttgcctCCAAACGTAACCCCTTTAGTGCAACCTATGGATCAAAATGTGATTCAAGCGATCAAGTTGCACTACAGGAAGGCTTTGTTAAAACGCATTGTTACTTGTGAGAATACCGACATAGCTgcagaactaaaaaaaattaatcttaacGATGTTATGTTTGAATTGAGCAAAGCATGGGAAAACGTAAAGCcagaacttattaaaaattcgtgGACCAAACTTTTAGGTCAAGTGAACGATGACTGGGATGAAGATGATGATCTTCCACTAGCTCAATGGAAGAATAAAATGGAGTTAGGAAACATAGATAAAGAAATCGAAGAAGTTAATATTCTCATAAATCAAATTGTATCCGAAGATGTAACAAGGCAAGAAGTTGTTGAATGGGTTGCTGGACGAGAAGAATCATGTGATTATAACGATATGGAAATTTTGAGGCATGTTGAGTCTGAAAATTCTCGAACTTCAGATGAAGAAGTGGACGCTACGAAAGAGATGTTACAAGGTGTGAAACACGTAGACGCAGTTAAATGTTTCGAAACGTGTTTAAAATGGACTCAGGAAAATGATGAATCTGAAAATCACATTATATTATTATGCGAGATGAAGAAACGAGTTGAAAAGGCTGAAAAAGCAAACATTaaacaaagcaaaattataaaattttttataccttcgttttaa